In Nitrososphaera sp., the sequence CATATCAATCGAAAACTATGTACTTCAGTGGAGCAGCGATTCAGCAGGCATTCCTCGGTCGGAGGAGGCGAATCTTAGAGCCTTTGTCCGCGAGCTTGCCACGCATATATCCACTGCAATATTTGAGGCAAGCAATGAAATGCACAAGGGCATTTCGCGCTACACCCAGAGCGAGAGAGATTCGCGAAAAATCGAGGAATCCCTCAAGCCGTGCATCTGCTTGTCGAAAAGAACCGGCACGGCTGCATACCTAGCGGTGATGGACAGAGACGGGAGGACAGTCATATCGCTAATGCAAAAGCCTGTTGCTCCCGAGCCGCTGAAAAGCGCGTCTAAAATGCCGTACGTTCTCTTCGAACTGGGCGAGCTTGTCTTTGACAGGCGGCCGCGACGCAAATGAATTCAGGCGGCCGAGTCAGACTTGTCAAGGGCCCTGCAGTGGTCCGCGTGTCCGGCCGCTGTTCGGTCCTTGGCTGCGACCTGTCTGACAGTGAGGTCCGCATACGGCAGGGAAAAATCCTTCCCTTTGAATTGGAAGGGCGCACTCGGCTTGACGTAACACTAGGCGCGGGAGCAAAGGCCTGGTCCGCCAGCCCATTTTCCGCGGGGACAAGGATGTGGCGCGCCGTCGTCAAGAATATAGTTGAGCATGCAGGCGCAAAGGAGGGTCTCAAGGTGCTTGTGCTAGGCGACTCCAACGCCGGCAAGTCGACCTTCTGCCTTTACCTGGCAAACCGCTGCATCTCGGCTGGTATGAAGCCGTGCATAGTTGACTCTGACATAGGGCAGTCCGATCTGGGGCCGCCGGGAGTGGTGACCTTCGCGGCACCTGCCGGCCCTGCCACAGACCTTAGAGACGCAGTGCTTCGGTGCAGGAAGTTTCGATTTATAGGCAGCATATCGCCTCCGGGGTTTGAGCATCAGATCATTGGTGCGACAAGAGACATTTTAGAATCGGAGCAGCGGGCGTATGACATCTTCATTGTAAATACCGATGGCTATATTGCGAAGCAGGGCGCACAGTACAAGCTGCGGATGGCAAGGGAGCTGTTGCCTGACGTCCTAGTCTGCCTTGGAGCAGCAGGACAGGCCTTGTGCCGCGCGTACCGGGGACGCTCCAAAATCATGAGGGCAAGATCTAGCCGCTTTGCAGTCAAGTCGCCGCAGGAGAGGACTGCCCGGAGAAACGAGCAATTCGCAAATTTTCTCGGACAGGATAGAATCCTGATATTTCCGACCAGCAAAATCCGGCTCGTTTACCGGGATGGTGTGCCTACAAAGGACGAAGTCGAATCACTGCTCGCCGCTCCGGGGCTTCTTTTCGTAGGGCTTGCCCTTGGCGGAATTCTGGCCGGCTTTGGCGCAGCTTCTATTGCAGGGACGGGGCTGATAGGAATACAGACCGGATATCCCGGGGCATTTGATAAAGTACTGCTAAGCGACATTACCCTTTCTTTGGATTATGACTCTGACGGACAATCAGCGCGGGATCGGAGACCTTGAGCGCGTCAAACGCTTCTGCCCTCTGCTTGCAAGCGTAGCACCTGCCGCAGGGAACTTCGTCGTCTTCGTGGCAGCTCCACGTAAGGTCTATGGGTACGCCCAGCTGCATTGCAAGCCTGATTATCTGCTGCCTTGTCAATTCTGCGAGGGGCAGGATTATCTTGTATGTCTTGCCGTTGCAAGAAAGGCATCCACGCTCAAGCAGGTTGTTAAGGTGCTCAAAAAAGTCCGGCGAAGAATCCTTGAAGAATGCCGAGTCGTGAGCGTTGTGCCCCCCGACGATCGCATTTATCCCCAGCGCCTCCGCATGAAAGGCTGCGATCGAGTAAAAAATCATGTTTCTTGCAGGGATATAGGAGGACCAGCGCGAATCACGCAGCGGATCCTGTCTTTCTGCGACTTCAAATTCGGACATTTCCTTGAGAAATGGCAGGTCGATTTTAGTGAATTTGGAGACCCGGGCGGCCTTTGCCAAGAGCCCCGTTGCCTGCTTTTCTTTCTCCAGCCTCCCCGCATAATCAAACGTAATGGCATGCACTTCGCCATAGTGCTGCCTTGCCCAGTAGAGGCACGTAGCAGAGTCCAGGCCGCCAGAAAGCAGCACGAGGGCGGCTTGCGCGCTGCCATTGCCCACGAGCGGGATCTCGCCATCGCGGCCTAATTGCATTATCTAGCCTTTCTGGACCCCTGCTATGATATGAGCGCCCTTGTTCACGCCCTCGTAAATGTAAACGCCGATTGCCTCGATGTTCTTTGGCATCTTGGGGGCTAGCAGCCTGATTATCTCAAGCGACAGGTTCTCGACCGTCGCCTCTCCGCCAAGCATGTATGTCGTGGTCTTGGGCAGCTGCAGGCTAAAGTATCCGCGCGGCCCCTCAAAGGAAACGTAATAGTGGAGAGTGTCCTCTTTGTGCAGGTACTTGCGGTTGATAAAGAACTTGTGGTCGATTTCATTAAGAGTCTCTTTAATCACGCGCTTGGCCTCTCCGAAATCTATGACTAGGTTGTCTTTCATGACGCCTATCAGCTCGACCATCACAGTCGAGGTGTGGCCATGGAGTACCGAGCACTTTTCAACCAGCGGGAGTATGTGAGCGTAATCAAAGGCAAGAGACGGGTCTTCGATAAATATGGAGCCGGTGTGCTCGCGGTCTGGATCTCCCAGGACAAAGAATGAATTTATTTCCTTCACGGTTGCTGCGAATTTTGGGTGCCCGATTCCGACAACCGCAAGTTCTGGACTGTCTGCCTTTACGCGTTCCACCTTGCGGACATCCTCGTCGCCCTCTACCACCTCGATAAACCTGTCACCAACTCGAAAGTCAAGCCTTAGGCGACTGCCGTCCTTGAGCAGGACCTCCTGATTGTACTTGTAGCTAAGCCCGAGAAATGAGAGCATCTTTGCAACGCTGTGCTCTGTCCGGCTCCTCAGCAGATTGCCTTGAGAATCGATATACCTGCGGTCAGAGTCAAGGACGACCCTTTCTTGTGGCATCTTGCCCTATCGGGCTAGTTTTCCTGAATCCTATATAAATGGTATTTAGGTCGAATTAATTTCATCTGTAATGGCAAGTAGGCTGCTGGGAACAAAAGTGATCTGCTTTACAAGGACTAATTGACGCTCTGTCATGCGCGCTCGCAGAAACCATGCCTGAAAAGACCGTGGGAGTCGCGTTCTCGGGCGGCGTTGACAGCTCGCTTCTTGCGGTACTTTGCGGCCGAGCAGGAAAGGACGTAACCCTTCTTACCGTGGGCTTTGAGGGCTCGCACGACCTCGGGTTCTCAACGCAAATCTCCCGCACACTGAAAATCAGCCACAAGACCGCGACGCTGAGCGATCAGGAATTTCAGCAAGACATTGCTGCCGTAAAGGCGCTAATTAGCTGCAGAAACACGTCGCATGTTGAGAACTGCATCGCCTTTCGCTCAATTGTCCGGCTGGCGCGCCAGAACAAGCTGGATATAGTGCTGAGCGCCAACGGCCTCGATGAACTGTTTTGCGGGTACAATGGATACAGACTCGTGTATGGCAGAGGCGAGGGGGCGATTATGGAGCTCATGCAGGAAAAGATAGCAAACGAGCTAGAACTTGTGCGCGAGATTACGCGGACCACCAAGGAGTACGAGGTGTCTGTGCGCCAGCCATTTCTGTCTGACAGTTTTATACAGTACTCAAAGAAAATCCCCCTTGCCGACAAGATTACCGGAGAGGACGACATGATGCGAAAGCATGCCATACGCAGGGCCGCCCTGGAACTGGGCGTAGCGGCCGAATCTGCACTGAAGAGAAAAAAGGCCCTGCAGTACGGTTCGCTTATTGACAAGCGATACAAAACGGAACTAAAAAAAGCATGGCGTTAGAGACAGTACCGGTTTTGCATCTCAATGTCTGTATCGTTTCCAACATGCTAAGTCTTTTCGATTACAGAGTCGCGCTTTACATTCAAGATAGCGCACATGTCGAATAATGTATCAGTCGCCACGATTCTTGAATCCATTTCCGATGAGGGGTCGCTTGAGCTCTTTAGGCTGATTGCCCGGGAAGCAGGGGACTCTGAATCGCTCAGAAGCAAGATAAAACTGACAAGAAAGCAATACTACTCTAGGCTTTTCAAGCTTACCCAGTCCGGCTTGGTCAAGCGCAAGGAAAACCAGTACGTGCTGACCGCGCTTGGAAGGGTAGTGCATGACTGCGAGGAGACAATTTCGACTGGTCTTGCAAACTACTGGAAGATAAAGGCCATAGACTCGATTGACATCGCCGACGGAACGCCAAACGAGGAGCAGAGGAAGCTGCTTGAACTGCTCATAAAGGACCAGGATTTGAAAAAGATCCTCTCCAAAGACTTTAGGCTAGAGTTCCACTAGCCTCTTCTATCTCTTTTCCTTAAAGCCAAAGTGCGTTCAAAAAGCACACTGGCATTATGCGGCGGTCAGAAATAATTGCGAAATTAAGCCTTGAACTCGTGGACGATGTCCTGCTTGACCGTGTCCATGTTCTTTTTGGTTGCAGGCGACAAGAGCGCAAGGACGTGCACATCGTCTGTTACCGGAAAGACAAGTATCTCAGACTTTGAATTGAAAGACGCGCTGGTATAATCAAGCCTCCCTAGGCTCTCGGACCAGACTGAGGACATGCCTACCAGGAGAGCCGCCTGCACATGCAGGACGTGGATCTTGGATGGATGAAGGTCGATAAAGCCCTTCTGCGACAGTACCTTGAGCTTGCTGTTAACAGCAGCAATGTACGAAATATCCTCATGAGCATCAAACGCCCGTTCGACGGACTTTGTAAGAGAATCAATTACGCTCTTGCTACTCATTTCTCTATCTGGTAGGGATCTCCGATGAAAGCCAAATAGCGTTTGCAAGTCCGGCTGGATTACACATTGAATTCTTATGGATGTTTGTTAGAGGCCGCGCTTTACGGCGGCGTTTCTCCTCACCCAAAGATTGAGCCGCCGGCAGGCGACTGCGCGGCATTAGTGTTCAAGAACGACGCCGGGCTAAGGTGTAACTCGAGTGTCATGACAATGGCCAATGTCGCGATTCCCATAAGAATAATGGCGTACTTGAAGCCGGTTGCAAAAGAGCCGCTTGATATCTTGCCTACAAGAAAGCCGGTCATCCATGACTGCGAAGTGATGCCGATAGCAAGCAGCTGCGTTGAAGTTAGAGTTCCTGGCACGTGCGGGGCCTCCACAGTAGCCGGCGAGCCGGGGGCGTTGAGGATGCCCTTGCTAATTTCTGTAAATGTCTGTGCGACCATCAGCGTTGTAAAGGCACTCAGCGCGGTAACGAGAAATCCAATTACAAAGTATGGCTTGAGCATGGCGTCCTTTTCCCTCTCTACGTTAAACGATGACTCGCTTGACTGTGCCAGTATTTCAAGCGAAGTCGTATAGCCGCCACCGCTTTCGATTGCTTCCATCAGGATGCGGAAGTGAATCAGGGCTGAAAACGACTTGATGTTTGCCGATAGGTTAGAGTATATTTTGCGAAGCGGCACACCCCACTCCAGCTGGTTTGCAAAAGCCTTTACAACGAAATGGAATGCAGGGTTTCTGATTCTCTCAGATGCATACACTATGCACTTTTCCGGCGAAAGGCCTGCCTTTCTCGACTCGGCGACATCGCGGAGGTAGCTTGGAAGGTCCGACTCCATACCGCGCATGTTCTTTTCAAGCTTCATTCCCTGGTAAGCCGGCCATGCGGATGCGGCGATTGCGAAAATTGAAAAGCCATAGACCGGGTCAATTACTTTTTCCAGAAGCCCGGACATCGTAATTGCCGCAAAGCCCACGATGGCGCCAACCGAGTAGATTATCCCCCTGAGCAGAACCTTGCGGGCCCCGACGAGCGAACTTGAGACCGTCTTGTCCATGACGTAAAGTATTGCAAAGGAGATGCCCGGCAAGAGTACAAAGATCAGAAGATAGGTGAAAATTGGCGATGAAAACGATGCCGGCATGATGCTGACCGAGCCAATGGAACCGAGGGCCACGACCACAACGTACATGCTGAGGCCGATTACCTGCATTATCATGTATGCATCCACGAGGCCTCCAATCTTCGCCACCGACTGCTTGGCGATGGACACTTCGTACTCGAATATTGATTTCATTTTGCTCTGCAAAAAGCTGGCAATGTCTCCTCCGTTTCGAACCGTAGAAACGTAGCCAAGAAGCAAGTCCCTGTACTGCCGTGAGTTCGAGTTGTTTGCGCGCTTTTCCATCGCCGTAAGTGGGTCTTCTCCCAGAATGTGCACCTGGGCGATAACCTTGCGCGCCTCTACCATGATGTTTGGGAGCAGCTTGTAGCTTGCGAGTTTTGTAAAGCTGCCAAAGGGGCTAATGCCGCTTGCGGCCATTATCGTAATGAGCGTAATTACATACGGCAATTCCCGGTCAAGCTTGCCATCGGCTGCCTTTTTGTTGGATGGCTTCTTCTTCTGGCCGGTCTTTTTTGCGAAAAAATTGAGCGCGCCAAGACCCGAGCTATTCTTGCCATCGGCTGCCTTTTTTCCTGGACCTGGTTGTGGCCGCCACATGCTATGAGCTCTCCACCTTTTCCAGAAGCCTCTGGGGATCCTGGTTGAACATCCCGATTATCTTGCTGATGCTTCTAAAGTCGCGAATTCCCCTGTTTATCAGCCATGTTAGAATCTGTTTTCTTTCGGCAAGGCTGCTGATGACATCTTCCATCGAGATGCCTACGTCCTCTACCACGCGAGGCAGGTGCTTGCTCCGCGCCAGGTTGTCAAGGTATCCGTCGTACTGCGGGTCCCACGAGAAAACCGGGTTCAGGCTGTCTGAGGACAGCACTTCGGTGACTTCAGTGACGCGTCTTGTCATCACATAGGACTTGCCTGTGTTGACCTTGACTCTCTTGACTGTAATGATGCAGTTCATTAGCGGAACGTATGCGGGCGGAATGTCCATAGGCTTTTGCAAAAGCCTCCTGACCGCGGCCTCCGAGTCATCCGCGTGCATTGTAGCCATGCCACCGTGACCGGTTGCAAGAGCCTGAAACAGCACATAGGCCTCCTCGCCTCTGATCTCACCGACAAGAAGGTAGTCAGGCCTGTGCCTCATTCCGGATTTCAATAGATCGAAAAGTCCAATCTCGCCTTGGCTTTCAAGACCAAAGCTCGCACGGGAAACAAGGCTGAACCAGTTCTCATGGGCGATATTGATTTCAGCAACGTCCTCTACGGAGAAGATCTTGTATGACGGGTTGATTAGCGCCGTCACGGCGTTTAGGATAGTCGTCTTGCCTCCTCCTGTTGACCCTATGATTATGAGCGACTTTTTGTTGTCAAGCAAAAGCCAGAGGTAGGCCGCCATATCGATGTCAAGCGCGTCAGAGTTTATGAGATCTACAATGGTAATGGGATCCTCCCTGAATTTTCTGATTGTAAAACTGCTTCCCATGGTAGTTACCTCTTTCTTGTACAGCGCGGCGAGACGATGGTTTCCAGGGAGCGATGCGTCCACTATTGGATGTGCTGCGCTGACGTGCTTGCCCGCGCGGTGTACCATCTTCATTACGAAACTATCCAGAAACTCGGCGTCAGCAAAAGTGACGTTTGTGCGCAGGCCCTCGTACCGCCTGTGGTAAACAAAGATTGGCTTGCCTGCACCACCGCATGTAATGTCTTCGATAAACGGGTCGTGAAAGAGAGGGTCGATTAGACCAAAGCCCACAATGTCGCGGCGAAGGTAGTACTTTACCTTCTCAAGAAGCACTGCTTCTTCCTTTGTCGCAGGAAAATGGGATTTTAACAACCGCGAAACTTCCGAGCTGAAGCTGAGCTCGACGTTTTCAAGCATCCTAGGAGAATCTATCTCTTTTTCCAAAAGCTCCTTGATGCTGTGGTAGATTTTTACCTCCTCGTTATTCATGGGGAGTTCGTCGACGCTGTAGATTACATCGGAATACTCTTCATTCTGCAAAACGTTGACGTAGCAAAAAGGCGGAACAAGGGAGTAACGCTGGATGCTCTTGTATCCGTCGGGAATCTTGCTCCCAGACCATTCCTTCCTTGAGACCTGGTCGAGGTAATTTGCCACCTTTTCAAGGCGGCTGTCAAATGCCGTTTCGCCAAAATCAATATCCTTTATCGCGTTGATGGCCGCTTCGTTGTTGTCTAATTCGAGCTTGTCCTTTTCCGTCACCGGTTTGGCAGTATTTTTTATCTTGAACTTTGAACCGAGGTTAAGAATTGCGGTCATGTCGCTTCAAAAAAAGGAAAAAAGAGAGTAGTCAGCGTTTACTTGCTGATTACTTGGACTTGCTGTACTGCGATTGCCTGGCCTGACTGGACTTGGAGTGAGTATGTGTTGCCTGCGTCGATTGTACCGATGTTGCCGGCGCCGGTCATGTATACTACTTGTGCCTGACCCTGTGTCAATGACACTGGACCGGTCTGCATTGCATAGTTAGTACCACCGAGTGGGACACCGCTGGTTGGGTTATACTGTGTTGGAAGGTCTGTGTTGATGTTGGTTGAAGTCGCGCATAAGGTCGGGTTTGTACACGAGTACCAGCTTGTCTGTGGAATCGGAAGACCTCTCAAAGATATGGAGTTGATTGCCACTGCCTTGCTGCCAGTGTTCTGGACTGCAAACGCTGTTACCGTCGTGCCGTTAGAGTTAACCCAGGTATGCACGTTTGACACCTTGATGGATTCGCTTTGTGTGTTGGTCTGGAACATACTACCCCCGAAGAAAATTACTCCCGCGCCCAGAACGACTGAGGCGATGAGGATAATCAGGGTCGTAATTACGTTGCCAATACCCTTTCTTTTCTGAACCCTTCGTAAGTTCATTTGCAGCCTAATCAAGCATGTTTGGATAATAGTAAGTGGGTGTATCCCATTCTTACAGTTCTGACAGCCCTTTCTGTCAAAGATACTACATACTTTCATTATTATCTCATCCGGCTGCTTTTCTTATCGCTATTGTCGCAGGACATACGGGCTATTGAAGCGGGACCGGGTCCACTAACCCCTGAGCAGTCCCAATCTCTGCTTCAGGGCATTGATTCCCTTGTTGACCAGGCCATACAGATCTATGAGCTTAACTCAAGGGAAGGCGAGATAATAGCATCCATTGGGTCGTCGATTTCAATCCTGCTTAACACTCTCAAGGTTTCACTTCCGCTTTCTCAAAAAATATTTCAAAACGAATTTCCCGGCGTCAAGAGCACGATACTCAACAACAAGGCGGAGATTATAATCATGCAATCAAACGGCAACATAATTACCAAGGAATTTTCCGATCTCGACAGCAAGCAGGTGATGGACATCATGACAGAGATTGTGCCAAAGCTGAGGCAGAATGCTGAGGAGACAAAGGCCGACGTAATGGAAAAGATGGGCATGCTCAAGAAAATGGCAAAGCAGCTCCAGCGGGTAAAGGGAATAAACAACACTACACCAACTTCAAGACCGCCTAATTCGCAGGAGGACGACCAGTAATGGGGTCTGCGTCCTTGTTATCTACCAAGTCCTCAGTCACGGTCTCCGCCTCGACTTACATTCTCTCATTTGACAACTTTGTAGCGCTAGAGTCGTTTCTCACCTCGACAAAGCAAAAGTGCGAGGATTCCATCCACAGATACGAGGAAGTACTCGGAGACATACTGCGGGAATCTGGTACCGCCGCGGGTTCTGACAAGGCAAGCTCCCAAGAGCAGTGGGCTCAGGAGATCAAGCAAGCGCTTGACTCCAAGGATGCAAAGCCGAAGTCAAAGCCCAAGGGAAATGACAAGAAGCAGAAGCACGGTGACGGTCTCGAGGAGTGGATAGATCTTGACCCTGTTTCGGTGTTTGTGGGCCGGCAGAACCGCGGCATAGCCGAGCTTTACTTTGAGGTAATCAGCCAGCTCAAGTCAGACCGGGTAAAGATCGATTCAGCGATAGCGCTTGTTGGCAGACTCAAGGCAAAGGCCACGGCTACTGGCAATACTGCGCTGACAGTCTCGATTCTGAACGGGATTCCAAGCAAGATTGTGGTGAGGACCGCGGGTCAGGAGTTGAAAAAGTTCTCCTTGGCAATTCGAGCGGAAGTTCCTGCGGTTGCGCCTAACTTTGCTATGGCAAAGCCCACGATGGTCCGGTAAAGGCCAATCCTCTTTCGACTTTGGCAAAAAATATGCATACCCTGGAAATCATCTCGTGAGTAGCATACTAGCTACGTTTGAGCTTCCTGTCATCGCTTTTGTGGGAGGCTATCGGGTGCCGTCCCGGACCATTGTCACACCTTCGCGCAATCAGTGGAATCGGATAAGTATAGTGACTCCGCGAATACTGCTTTGGTATAATTGGGATAACGGAGGGATATTGAAGTGGATATCCAGCGGATATTGAATGGAGAATAGAAGGAGATTGAAAGGGATACCAGAGTCCAAAATGCATGCTCTATCTGCGCTCAGTTTGAAGAGCTCATCACCATGAAAATAGCCTGTCTTTTGCTTGCCAATTCGAATCAGGCATCCGGCCAAAGCTGATAAAATGCAAGTTTTCAGTATCCCTTGGGCTGCAATATTGCATGCAATGGCAGAATCAAAAGTTGGAGGGCAGTCTTCTAGTCTTACGATGACGAGAAATGAAAACTAGGCAGTGACTGCACCAGAGCTAACCGACTTGTCCTTGTTTGCATTCTGCGGTGTTTGCACTGCAGTTGGAACATCCGCCTTGACATTACCCGCCGGGCTTGACGCGGGCCTGACATATGGCCCGTTTTTAGCAGTATTGCCTAAAGTCTGTATCGTTGGGCCTGAAGAGTCAGGTGTAGCGACCCTTTTGATAGTCGGCGCTGCGGCCGGAATCGGCTCTCCTGCTTTTTCATCAGCCTTCTTGGGAACTATGGTGCTGGGTTTCTTCTCGCCAGCAGCCTTCATGGCGCTAATTACTCTTTCCTCCGCACTCTTTTCCTCCAGGTTCGACATCTGGCCCGCTGTGCTTAGCATTTGCGCGCCAAGCGCGACTGACTGTGGGTATGAGGCAAAGGTCGCACCGGCGAGCATAAACACCACGGGGTAAAGCCTCTGATAAATGACATCTAGGATCTTTGGAACCTTGTTCTTTTCTGCCTCGAGGAGCGATGTGAATTCAGCGGTACTTCCATTCACTGTGCATGTGCCGCGAAACTCATAGGTTACAAGTCCCCTAGAATCATTGAGCGTAAGTGTGAATGAAAGGTTTAGCTGGCTGTCACGCCTAGACTCCTCGTCGAGTGTGGCAGAGACCTGAAAGTTGCCTGGCGTAAGTGTCTGCGCGTGGTCCTGGACGCCCTGCTCTTTGCCAAGGCTCTTTTTCTTTGACGCAAAAACGCTGTTCAATGCGAGTTCTATGTTTAGGCTTGTTTGCGAGGCTGAAGGGGATGTCGACATACGGTAATACTTCACCACGCTGTGCGCTACAAATGATTGTGTGCATGTCCCACTTTTTACACAAAAAGGACTTTGTTGCTCTCAAGCACCCTTTCAATTTGGATTATGGATTATCATTACTCAACTTCCGGTAAGGGAGCAAAAGGTGCAAATAAAATCACCACCCGGCTGCGCGCATATTATCCTCAAGGCAAGGTCTCGCTCCAGTTATCACGTCTTAAATTCTATGAATCCCCTTTACGAAAAAAGTACAAAGTCGAAAAGTACAACCTTGCGCCCAACTACGTCTTTCCGGAGGGCGTCAGCGGGCTAATCCCGTCAAACACTCCTCCATACGTAGACCAGGGAGACAACTATGTCGAGAAGATAATGCGGGCACTTTATCACTTCAAGCAGTGCGCGCTTATTGGCCCCAGCGGAACCGGAAAAACGCACATTGTATACGTAGCAGCTGAACTTGCGGGACTGCCCCTGTGGGAAATTAACTGCGGTCTACAAACCTCATCGTTCGACCTGTTTGGCAGGTACATCGGGCTGGGAAAGGAAAACTGGGTGGATGGACAGATCATCTCTTGGTGCAGAAATGGCGGCTTGCTCTACCTGGACGAGGCAAACATGATGCGGCAGGACGTTGCAACCCGGCTTAACCCGCTGCTTGATACAAGAGGCCACATAGTACTCAACGAAAAGGATAACGAAATAATCACACGGCATCCCCTCAGCTACGTGATAATCTCCATGAACCCATTTTCGGTAGAATTCGCCGGAACCAAGCCTCTCAACGCGGCATTCAGGAGAAGAATGAGCGTATGGATCAATTTTGACTACCTTAGCGTGGGCACAAAGATAAATGAAGAAGAGGCGCAGCTGCTGGTAGAGAAGGCTGGTCTCAGCAGAGAACTTGCGCTGAAAATGGTCAGGGCAGCGGGTCATCTCAGGCAGAGTTACAAGAAAGGCGAGATCCCTTACGCGCCCTCGGTGGGCGACCTTGTGAACTGGGCACTGCTCATCTCAGATGGGCTCGACGTGATTCACGCCGCAGAGCAAACCATAATCTCGACCACAAGCGACGATTCGACAACACAGGAAACTGTTAGACGAATGATAATTGCTGCAATTTCCGGAGACAACCAGACATTTTCAAAACCTGCCGTGCAAGCCCGGGAACCGGAGTTTGAGTTTGGCAGTGCTGAAGCACCCTTCTGATCCCTGAATGATCCTTCAAGGTTCATTTTACTCGCAGTTATACGAAGCATTCACATCGCTTCAAATTGACGACTATTTTCAGTCCTCGCACCTGACCTATCCCGGGGAGCAAGCGTCTCCGTCCCTATGGATTGACGCCAAGACCTGCGCGGTCTCAATTCCAATCTACTATTCTTCAAAAGGCGCTGTTGCGTACTGCAAACTGGCATTCTCACCGGATGGCTTTGGCTATACTTCACTTGGCAGACTCGCCCTTGCCTCTACTACGCTGTTGGCTGCAAAGGGCATCGAACTGGCGACGCGAAAGCCAGCCGCAATCAACAAGTGGATTCATTCGAAGGATGATGTTGTCAGGGCCTCCTATGTCGTCAACTCTATCCTTGATCGGCTCGCAAGACAAAGAATACAGCAGTCTTTGGGCGAACAGTTCTACACCGACGTAATTCGCTCAGCAGATTTGCTCTCCCTATGTTGCATACCAAAATATCCGGGAGATCTGAACGGCCTCTTCAAAAGGGTTCTCACAGAGTCGTCCATGCTGCTTTCTCAGGATTGGACGCAGCGGTATCCGGGTCCTGCAGTTTCCTTTGCTTCAGAGTACTCGGGTTTAATTGAAGGTTATCAGGCAAGCCAAGGTGAGAAAGACAAAAGCAGCGGTGATTCAAGCGGCAGCATTTCGTCATTAGCGGAATCGCTATACTCTCTTCTGAAGAAAATACCGCCAGCTTTTAGCGATGGCACATATCTAGCGTATTCAAACCTGCTTGATTCGGGCAAGAACAAGACCACCCGAAACGCGCGTGCGCCGAGTATTATTTCCGAGAGCGATTTCGCCAAGGCGTGTGTTGACTTTGGACTTGAGATAAAGCCGGTTGACGATACCTATGCCGAAATGGTCCGCCAGTTAGCAAGGGACCAGAAAAAAATAGCGGCGCTGCGGGAAACAATTGCCCAGACCTCGCAGGGCTTGAACTTTGATTATTATGACATAGCACGGATGGACTATGGGTCATACAAGCAGCTAAGCAAGGAGATTGCACTTGAGATCAGGATGATCTCTGAAAGGATAAGCACCATAAAGTATGTGTCGGAAGAGAAGCATTTCCTGGACTCGGGCAACGTGGACCTGCAGGTGGCCATACAAGCCATTGCAAGTCAGTCCGCAAGGGACGACATGTTCTTCAGAGAGGAGGATACAAACAAGAGTGAAGCCTGGACAATTTTGCTTGACGCTAGCAAAAGCCTTCAGGGTTCAAGCCGAACCGTCAGAACCATTGCTATATGCCTCGCG encodes:
- a CDS encoding Clp1/GlmU family protein → MNSGGRVRLVKGPAVVRVSGRCSVLGCDLSDSEVRIRQGKILPFELEGRTRLDVTLGAGAKAWSASPFSAGTRMWRAVVKNIVEHAGAKEGLKVLVLGDSNAGKSTFCLYLANRCISAGMKPCIVDSDIGQSDLGPPGVVTFAAPAGPATDLRDAVLRCRKFRFIGSISPPGFEHQIIGATRDILESEQRAYDIFIVNTDGYIAKQGAQYKLRMARELLPDVLVCLGAAGQALCRAYRGRSKIMRARSSRFAVKSPQERTARRNEQFANFLGQDRILIFPTSKIRLVYRDGVPTKDEVESLLAAPGLLFVGLALGGILAGFGAASIAGTGLIGIQTGYPGAFDKVLLSDITLSLDYDSDGQSARDRRP
- a CDS encoding 7-cyano-7-deazaguanine synthase produces the protein MQLGRDGEIPLVGNGSAQAALVLLSGGLDSATCLYWARQHYGEVHAITFDYAGRLEKEKQATGLLAKAARVSKFTKIDLPFLKEMSEFEVAERQDPLRDSRWSSYIPARNMIFYSIAAFHAEALGINAIVGGHNAHDSAFFKDSSPDFFEHLNNLLERGCLSCNGKTYKIILPLAELTRQQIIRLAMQLGVPIDLTWSCHEDDEVPCGRCYACKQRAEAFDALKVSDPALIVRQSHNPKKG
- a CDS encoding 6-carboxytetrahydropterin synthase yields the protein MPQERVVLDSDRRYIDSQGNLLRSRTEHSVAKMLSFLGLSYKYNQEVLLKDGSRLRLDFRVGDRFIEVVEGDEDVRKVERVKADSPELAVVGIGHPKFAATVKEINSFFVLGDPDREHTGSIFIEDPSLAFDYAHILPLVEKCSVLHGHTSTVMVELIGVMKDNLVIDFGEAKRVIKETLNEIDHKFFINRKYLHKEDTLHYYVSFEGPRGYFSLQLPKTTTYMLGGEATVENLSLEIIRLLAPKMPKNIEAIGVYIYEGVNKGAHIIAGVQKG
- a CDS encoding asparagine synthase-related protein, with protein sequence MSCALAETMPEKTVGVAFSGGVDSSLLAVLCGRAGKDVTLLTVGFEGSHDLGFSTQISRTLKISHKTATLSDQEFQQDIAAVKALISCRNTSHVENCIAFRSIVRLARQNKLDIVLSANGLDELFCGYNGYRLVYGRGEGAIMELMQEKIANELELVREITRTTKEYEVSVRQPFLSDSFIQYSKKIPLADKITGEDDMMRKHAIRRAALELGVAAESALKRKKALQYGSLIDKRYKTELKKAWR
- a CDS encoding type II secretion system F family protein, which codes for MWRPQPGPGKKAADGKNSSGLGALNFFAKKTGQKKKPSNKKAADGKLDRELPYVITLITIMAASGISPFGSFTKLASYKLLPNIMVEARKVIAQVHILGEDPLTAMEKRANNSNSRQYRDLLLGYVSTVRNGGDIASFLQSKMKSIFEYEVSIAKQSVAKIGGLVDAYMIMQVIGLSMYVVVVALGSIGSVSIMPASFSSPIFTYLLIFVLLPGISFAILYVMDKTVSSSLVGARKVLLRGIIYSVGAIVGFAAITMSGLLEKVIDPVYGFSIFAIAASAWPAYQGMKLEKNMRGMESDLPSYLRDVAESRKAGLSPEKCIVYASERIRNPAFHFVVKAFANQLEWGVPLRKIYSNLSANIKSFSALIHFRILMEAIESGGGYTTSLEILAQSSESSFNVEREKDAMLKPYFVIGFLVTALSAFTTLMVAQTFTEISKGILNAPGSPATVEAPHVPGTLTSTQLLAIGITSQSWMTGFLVGKISSGSFATGFKYAIILMGIATLAIVMTLELHLSPASFLNTNAAQSPAGGSIFG